A region of the Harpia harpyja isolate bHarHar1 chromosome 14, bHarHar1 primary haplotype, whole genome shotgun sequence genome:
ACTAAAATTAGCTGTTTGTCTTTCGACAGGTGCCCTGGCACAATATGTTAGCTGCATAGAATTGGTGAACAAAAGACTGCCTTGTGGCCTTGCTCAAATTGGAGTATGCTTTCACTCTATTCCAGAAAGTgaacaacacaacaaaaacctTACAAGGTAATGGAGAGATTAATCCTTTTCCATACTTAAGCCAACTGTTTGCACTTGTTTCACTTTTGGATTATTTTTGAATACTGTCTCTTGctttttccctgttatttttgAAGGAGTTAACTTGCTGACCTTGCTATTGTTTAAAGAATAGGCGAAAGGACCACGTCTTTGCTTGCATGGTTTAGTTCTCCCAGAACTGCAGGACAGTGGCTCGATTACTGGTTACGCCAGAGGCTCCAATGGTGGAGAAAGGTAACGGTAGTGTAGCCATGGGAAATCTTGGCCTGTTCCTTTATATCTTAGAGAGAGGGGGGATTAGACACCCTGGTCAGTCTTATGGTGTTATATTGCTAGCCTGTTCTTGTCactgaaatacatatatttatcaTGAGAAACCAAAAAACTACTTCAGTTTATGACAAACCTGTTAAGTAGTTTATAATGTTACTTGCAGAAGGGCAAATGTTTTGTCTTTGTAAGTGATTTGAGATCAAGATGCTGTAAAACAACAGAGAGATTTGGGCTGTAATTTATAAAAATCCTTTGCTGAAAATCACAGACCAGCTTGCATTACAGACTTGTTTTTTGTAGTTAATACAGTATGTACAGTAGTGATCATCTCatatcttttattttcagtttgcagtAGGCCCGTCTAACTTCAGCAGCAGTGACTTTCAggacaaagaaggaagaagaggatttaATTTACATTACAGATTTCCTTGGGGGACAGAAACAATAGAAACATTGAAGAACCTTGGTGATACTGAACTGTTACAGATGTATCCAGGGGATAGCTCAAAATTACTTGTAAGGTTTACTgtattaaaaatcttttctgataAAGATGATAACGTGTGAGAGAAATGGTTTCTTTGCTGGTCCACTTGCTTAGCATGTGACTGTCTTTTTATTCTCTTGTAAAAGCAGTACAATTGATACTCTGCAGTCAGacctttgttttcaaaagcagataaaatcgcgttttggagtttttttgcaaGGAGTTAATTCTTTGAAAATAGAAATGAGCTATGTTGACAAGACAGCTGTTACAGCTGCATAGCCTTTGCCTGTATCTGTGAGTAGATGTCAAGACAAAGTTAGTCTGTGTTTTGCAGTGTTAAGTTCGCATCAAAAAGAACctgtaaatgttttttctttctgtagcttgTCCAATTCCATATATGTAGACGTTCATGTGGATTGATGGATTATAAACACTGCAAATGGCTTTATAGAAGTTGCCTCACTCAGAAGGGGGAATGGGCTAGAGGGAAACCTTTCCACTGAATATATTGGAGAGGGACAAACTTCTAGTGAATGGCAATGTTTGAAAAGTCAGGCTGAACAGATAAAAGGAGTGTAACTTGGTATTTTACCAGCAAATTGCAACCTTCTCCTCCTCATGACAGTCCTGTCTGTCTTTCCTGGTTTTGCAGCTTATTTGTATACAGAAGGCAGAAGACTGTAATGTAACCTACAAAACTGTGGGTTACGtagttgttttgggtttgcgtGGTGGGCTTTTTGGTGGGGACGGACCCTTGTGGTCCCTTGGAAGTCATCTAGAAAcctctgaaagaaaatgcagtttcaagTATAAGGTTTAAATTTATGATTAGAGAGGCAGGACAAGAAAATAATCCCATCCTGCTCTGATCTTCTGCTTTCCCCAGTGTTACAATCTTACCTCGTTACTCTTACGCTTTTAAGATTGctggtaacttttaaaaatatatgtctgattgtattttaaatgtaataagGGTGCTTGAGCTCAATGCCTCGTTAtacttttaaagtaaacaaaaggCTTTTGGGGACAGTCTTTGAGGTACACCTTTGcgggttttttcctcttcagggCCGAGATGGAAGGAAGAATGTTATTCCTCACGTTCTGTCTGTGAGCGGAAATCTGGACCGAGGAGTATTAGCATATCTCTTTGATTCTCTACAGCTAGCTGAGAACccattaacaaaaaagaaaaattcacagaGAAAGGTAACTTTCTATAGAAAGTGTAAGGAAGGATGGATGATGGAAGGCAGGGATAGGTCAAAGTACAAAGCCCACAGACAATGTGGTAAATTCAAGCATGGATATACCTCCCTTTTCCACACGGCTATCTTCTGTTCCCTTCCCCAACAGGTGCAGACAGAATGCCTCTCACTGGTAGCAATAGGCTGGCCCCATGGGACTGCCTCTGCAGTCCTTTTCACCCACATAAGcaatttttctctcattctgaGGTCACCTTTCCTGTTTTACCTTCTTTCTCTCTGATGGTAGGTAGGCTCTTGCCATGCAAGTGATGAAGGAGTCAAGAGGAACTGGAATGTAGCTGCTGTGCATGGGAAAGAGGAGTTTGCCTCTTCTGGCAGCATTTGAAGGTTGCTGAGAAGAGTAGAAAAAGTGGGTCGTGGGTGGTAGTGGGGCATTTGCCCAAGGACCATCATTATTCCCACTTTTACCCTGGTTTTCTGGAGTTAGAGTACTAGCCTTCAGACAGCACTTGTTAGTCAAACAGTCGTTTGGTCTTTAAGACCAGGCAGTAGACTGGATGGTAACTGTCTGCTGGGCTGTCTCTGATCACTCTGGCTTCAATAAAGATGATGGAGCTCTGCTAACAAAACTTCATCTCTTTTCTGGGCCAAAATGGAGTAATTTCTGCCATGCTAATCTAGCTGGCATGTGTGCTAGTtatataaaatacagcttttaattcAGGATTGTGCTATGAGAAATTTCTTGCATGTTTAGAACcttaatttcagtgaaaaaaaatgtaatatttcctAGTTCTGTTTAGAATTTCACACTAAATGCATTTAGTAATCTGTTGCTTTTTGTAAAATTATTAGGTACTTAAGCTTCATCCTTGCTTAGCACCTCTTAAAGTGGCCTTGGATGTAGGAAAAGGTCCAACAACAGAGCTGAGACAGGTAGGTtgtaagaaagtattttaattttgagcACTGACTCTCCATGTAACCTTCTGTTACAATTCAGACACTGTTTATGTTGGGGAAAATCATGCTGCTACTTTGATTCTCAGAGATTCATGGTTGTACATATTTCACAGTGCTGCTGTGCGGCTTGTGAGTTGTAGCCAAAGGAGACCACTGCAGACAATGGGTAGTAGATGCCTGCCTTGCATTAACACACTGCTTTCAGTACTATTAGAGTTGATAACTTGTTCCAtgcaaaattaaggaaaataaataatacaagCCCTCTCAGCTTCTGGATCTTTCAGAATCATCTTAACAGATGGGTCACATCttcagaaggatttttaaaaagttttttttcagtcagtcatTAAGCTGGTCCCCACAGAAGGGGGGAAACTTACATTGGCATGTTCTTAAATATAAATGGAGATTTAATTGCCAGGCTGTTTTCTACTTTGAGATTATGTCAGCCAGAAAATTAACACCGGCTAGGAATGCTAATACCACACATGCTAGAATTTTAGTGGTTTCTTTGTATAGGATTTCAAGCCCTCGAAGACTGtcttttaacatttgtttttaaataaacacaggTTTGTCAAGGATTGTTCAATGAActgtcagaaaacagaatttccgTATGGCCGGGTTATCTTGAAACCATGCAAGTATCTATGGAACAGCTTTATACAAAGTAAGGAGAAACAGTCTTTTGTAAATTAAACTATGAAGGTGAAAGATGACTTTGTGTGGACTAGCGAAAATATGCCTGTTTTCAGTAAGAAGTCATCGAGTGCAGTAACCACATGACTGAAGGCATGTATCCCAAACTATAAACTTGGATTCAATTAGCTTTATTACAAAGAGCAATTTCAgatagttaatttttaaaattaagtgaagTATAAGGCTTTCACATGTTATTGTTGTTTCTCTGGAACTGTGAAATGCCTTTTAGAGACTCTCCtattgaaaatacatttcataagATGAGTCATAAGCTTGTAGAACTGTTTCCCACCCTCACCCCCCATTTTTGCATCTGGACTGGTTCTGTTTCATTCTTAAGTACTATTTCAAATAGCACACTGTGTCTAGTCTTGAACTTAAAAGTTCTTCCAAGTCTGGAACCATTACCTTTAGTGTATGTGATGGAATTATTTGTGCAGATAAAAACTACTATTCCAGTTGAGGGCTTCATATATGATATGTTGATCAGGAGTGAATTTTGAGCATATCGGTGCTCATGTCAGCGGATCTTGAGCATAGTGATGAGTATTTTTTCCcgagagaaaataaatacaactatTTGTTCTGTGCAGTAGTCTTCAAAGTGAGTCTGGCTATTAAATAACAGAAGAAAGATATATTCCGCTTCTACAAAAATACTCTTGTAATAGGTCAGCAAATAACATTCTTATGTACTAAAGTaactaaataatttaaagaaatgtgaTCAGGAAAGCAAGGAATGGCAACAAGAAAACTGGTGTCTTCACACTGGACTTAGTGCAGTATagcaaaaataagtatttacaGTTTATGGTCATTTGTACATATCTGAGTTTTTTGTACACCAAAAGCAGTAACAGGTGTGCTCTTTTCTTTGTAGGTACGATGAGATGAGTGTTCTCTTCATGGTCTTGATAACTGATGCCACTCTAGAGAATGGAGTGGTCCAGCTGAGAAGCAGAGACACCACCATGAAGGAAATGATGCACATTTCTAGGCTGAAAGACTTTTTAACTAAGTATGTAACATCAGCCAAAAATGTGTAAACTTAAATTAATTGAATAAAAGGAATTTCTTAAACATCTGTGCCTGAACTTGCTTCTGCGGTGTCATGGACTCAATGGGTTCTCTGCAAATGGTTCTGCTAAAACTTCGTGGTGCATGTGTTTTCTGTCAAATCTAGACCATCTAGGTCTTCCAGGTTACCTtgaaaagagggaagagacaaACTTGTCCCTCATTAGCAGGGCTAACCGTATTCTTTTTCATGTCTTCAGTTTTACTATCTAATTGAAAATACTCCATCCTAGCCTAAAAATTCATCTTTCATCTGTGTATTGCTGACACAATTATGGTCTCTGCtggaaaatgctattttatataaaagacttcaaaatcttaaatttttaataacatCAGTATTTTTGTACTGTTTGTAGGAATGTATGTTAATCACATGGCCTCAGTTCTTCAACATTTAAGCTACTTCATCTTGCACTTGATAAACATAATCAGAAATACATTATCAAGAGTAACagatgaaatagaaataaattgtaGTTTTTGACAAGCATTTTTGTGGACAAAAAATGGCTGTACATAGAAAATGGTGGAAAAAAGCTAATGTGTAACCATATTTATGCTGTACCCAAGTGTTGTAGTCAAAATCAGATACAGGAGTTTGCATTGATATGAAATTGATTCTGATCTTCTGTAGACTTACTATGCGTGTACAGCTTGTTAAGTCACTGTATTAAAGTGCTTTAAGGTGTATGCAACAAGGCATGCAGCCACAGATAGTCATCAGTGTCATGAAACACAAGAACTTGCCTTAAAAATGTCTTCTGTTAACATGGTGTTTATTTAACTATGTACGGGTTATTTGTAACAATAATATTAATTGCTGCATAGTGTAATGCTAGATATAATGCAAGGTTAGCATAGTGTGACTGCATGACTTACTGAACTCGTGGAATTCTACATAAGCGGGCTATGGAATGACATTAAAAGAA
Encoded here:
- the POLG2 gene encoding DNA polymerase subunit gamma-2, mitochondrial isoform X1 — protein: MALGCRQGGRWCGRAPLGRSVLRRRPPAARVAEEVEAGSPVRPYAAAAGGDDEAARGEELLEVCWRRHFLRGGAEPRPALPWRAYLSGCHPGFGPLGVALRGNLAAQWWDSALAFREQVFAVDAPLHGPPAAGSPRAGQGLRLLHSETLRGALRGRGCSQEPGGPSLEEVLGSAGTLRESLLPGALAQYVSCIELVNKRLPCGLAQIGVCFHSIPESEQHNKNLTRIGERTTSLLAWFSSPRTAGQWLDYWLRQRLQWWRKFAVGPSNFSSSDFQDKEGRRGFNLHYRFPWGTETIETLKNLGDTELLQMYPGDSSKLLGRDGRKNVIPHVLSVSGNLDRGVLAYLFDSLQLAENPLTKKKNSQRKVLKLHPCLAPLKVALDVGKGPTTELRQVCQGLFNELSENRISVWPGYLETMQVSMEQLYTKYDEMSVLFMVLITDATLENGVVQLRSRDTTMKEMMHISRLKDFLTKLCIKDDEQQLTQ
- the POLG2 gene encoding DNA polymerase subunit gamma-2, mitochondrial isoform X2, which gives rise to MALGCRQGGRWCGRAPLGRSVLRRRPPAARVAEEVEAGSPVRPYAAAAGGDDEAARGEELLEVCWRRHFLRGGAEPRPALPWRAYLSGCHPGFGPLGVALRGNLAAQWWDSALAFREQVFAVDAPLHGPPAAGSPRAGQGLRLLHSETLRGALRGRGCSQEPGGPSLEEVLGSAGTLRESLLPGALAQYVSCIELVNKRLPCGLAQIGVCFHSIPESEQHNKNLTRIGERTTSLLAWFSSPRTAGQWLDYWLRQRLQWWRKFAVGPSNFSSSDFQDKEGRRGFNLHYRFPWGTETIETLKNLGDTELLQMYPGDSSKLLGRDGRKNVIPHVLSVSGNLDRGVLAYLFDSLQLAENPLTKKKNSQRKVLKLHPCLAPLKVALDVGKGPTTELRQVCQGLFNELSENRISVWPGYLETMQVSMEQLYTKYDEMSVLFMVLITDATLENGVVQLRSRDTTMKEMMHISRLKDFLTKYVTSAKNV